A DNA window from Plasmodium vinckei vinckei genome assembly, chromosome: PVVCY_10 contains the following coding sequences:
- a CDS encoding inositol-phosphate phosphatase, putative, with protein sequence MNANNTEGRYLLIIYEKVFKIIYTKHLKGNKDEISKTPCLFIYRETGKCSEKLIYKDSIRKNSKKFGTLLNELIVDNIIGTIEVHNELFLFVCEKWKLLCKFFYLNKYRNIYKIERVQYIPYNINLFSMNTTINNFLNIDDNSTSFFINSSKNNEDINKKFEVVNSDQVKDIYANIKGLDENQKNLQNRRGDTNNDGKYESDSLSTSNRINNNEIKLDKFENSGIIIANEEPTNPYRFSNDIYKIDDQNICNKYFMDKINKSNDDINNKNKIEYIENLEIVENTTERKIYGNNYEDNQNNFSKKEEKNKKLLNFNTAKKWLTNQFNNKNILNIISDITNYDNKNMSGIEKAPLGVQQEGNNENQLNTNQTNSQKMSTSTHILDDNAMLLDLMNDKNEYNLVNENTWNNNMGIEPNDANVKCFDINEYEYVYDTNKKNDLNYDNEIKNDKKKNGDSNILIDLDDDKTHETCFNENKGDEKEHKNLIPSFNDEGKNENIIDKPYDTNSVEDTQKSSEKQNKCKGGESVKTVNGDIKDLINTYYFNASNYDDIDKRDPYFMDIKSENTEHMKNEEDKLILKMDIPKILKMIQKILCTHMYYSYDFDLTQCIQKKRRKNIEEKERAPLLHHYSSLNIRKSFLKICEKKFIWNYQMIKKIKSRCKIDDNWFCPVIQGYISYTSIEMNKKRVELFLISRRSSMLGGTRFNKRGINDDGHVANFVESEQIIRIDNRDNMTYRSRFDKVDVDSYVKKNDGPKDNQNDEVKMNKISSPKGIDAKKYEGKEIEMKCFNNSLIDNSNNQEIISKSDISEREMKPARMSICRNIINKHIYKKPIEIDRNKCINNLLNFENRIISLVQIRGSIPLFWKQHSMSSHVNIERSSLLSIKAFKEHNKKLIHNYGNNIYYINLLSQNKNNEKKLTKKLIELMNCVKKDDTYKEKDFLNYIEYDFHISVKNKSFDDAMDSFINNVLLKQIKNVSFFVEPVNNENSRNQKSTDTCSKPNESYIFQDGVFRTNCLDCLDRTNVFQYYYSLFFILYILNVSKNDKFLKPVKKSSINFPKNASSIFSNNELVTILSSMEMDNYLIEPTDRIPSDKLYEYNSNAYSSGHGSSQLNSTNNSNLSNSGVAKKKNNNESSGHSAVSFLLERFNYISTGGSNNENSNKGNEENKNQNNTNLSPANMNDTYNVANRIDKGYRAEQNDEYVYVLKHLFKKMWVENGDIISTHYTGTGSVFSSQINVGRSSITTNIDHAIKSIERFYQNNFEDNFRQECIDIILCVGKYSNKNKRRNYLIGGDYNYLLNYNNFINMDNFIKLCNKNPYFSIPHLYQSMNNNKDKSQINGITENSNKSINSDGYISLKAKIGGLLKSKFDKTKKKRRFRIRLSERLRRKYYSKSIKSIQNRNKDKSDSNSKSDEKWLLKNNTPKDTELGKRNKLNEKTNGANNVLIREGKKKTHKKSALSSGTSIIKKENEQHDDEKLNHTIVKKNEKRKKNVNHSNNNIGGNNNKTGKERKKHKSNLIYVKNLYKKRNFIYSLKNKNKFGDLLSHDLINQYYMNNEDSKFTQNHIKSKNKNYNYEEKIIKLWTGTWNLCGSDIYELNDISSWLHENNEYVDMYVFCFQEVVELTGFRILMNMKDTFREKKIEQKITQTLAEISQRQKEMYLKSQGHHNESYFIDENTSKNENNTESNKDYFYDSYIKEDRKLKHNETNENDKNDDNLDILDISKSAFLNSCFNNLNKENNEGNNNDNNSYNMNNNKNYEFPNDYNFVDSDLISKENKSDHVGSGNLKGDNNFLKHDENNTFLTQSLKGSGTRFSRSVNEIFEDNSSLGLTKDIDILNSDKNDSNFFSNNENLTNYKGSQSSSIYTNAQGEFGTNNNKLDKEMNVFKSYKQNDEDITKSSANSRFVNVNHNFDDNKKMCINRNMNTNDSCSNIKNTCSGKDSSQMGKQHDMKKGSNTSSNIRKNNDMKHEKFAKNSQNCNNNNNNKYFFNLKKFKYVKLKSVSMIGLFIIIFIDEGLVDHIRELDVCKVKVGLKGNTGNKGSVSVKFRLGFNSFCFNNVHLAPGQTNIFERNSQMQSILSNSFQSNSFQTQELNNIFNFDYFFACGDFNFRINKNQEEVFKLISNKNITQLLNYDQFIYNKIYNILPFCLFYESQITFNPTYKYKKNSNIYDVRRIPAWCDRVLLSGKLIQLSELEKKRKEFIDTKMKCEQDSPDNNIENSISKILTNKEVNNDNEINDFYYNDRIYFKHMNYKTHNNFFSSDHKPVSAIIELKVFFDKKDIEYKSNSSYSITGNSEFNRFTKNSSNTSNSSNNKNNNLLDYFFPNNYGISKYTSYPISQILNYSNNNNNNSNNNSNNDSKSKSEVNENSFQQTPISKTDPIDEYTIFK encoded by the exons ATGAATGCAAATAATACAGAAGGAAGatatttgttaataatatatgaaaaagtatttaaaataatttatacaaaGCATTTAAAAGGCAATAAAGATGAGATCTCTAAAACCCCATGCTTGTTTATTTACCGAGAGACTGGGAAGTGCTCCGAAaagttaatatataaagatagTATTCGAAAAAACAGTAAAAAGTTTGGTACGCtattaaatgaattaatagttgataatataataggTACAATAGAAGTCCATAacgaattatttttatttgtttgtgaaaaatggaaattgttatgtaaatttttttatttaaataaatatagaaatatatataaaattgaaagGGTGCAATATATaccatataatataaatctCTTCTCTATGAATAcaacaataaataatttcctTAATATTGATGATAATTCAACgagtttttttattaacagttcaaaaaataatgaagatataaataagaaaTTTGAAGTTGTAAATTCGGACCAGGTGAAGGATATATATGCTAATATTAAAGGTTTAGATGAAAATCAAAagaatttacaaaataggAGAGGAGATACTAACAATGATGGAAAATACGAGAGTGACTCATTAAGTACTTCAAatagaataaataataatgaaataaaattagacaaatttgaaaatagcGGAATTATAATTGCAAATGAAGAACCAACTAACCCTTATCGTTTTagtaatgatatatataaaatagacgatcaaaatatatgtaataaatattttatggataaaataaataaatctaatgatgatataaataataagaataaaatagaatatattgaaaatttagAAATTGTAGAAAACACTACTGAACGAAAAATATACGGCAATAACTATGAAgataatcaaaataattttagtaaaaaagaagaaaaaaataagaagcTGCTAAACTTTAATACAGCAAAAAAATGGTTAACAAATCagtttaataataaaaatatactgaACATAATTTCAGATATAACGAATTatgacaataaaaatatgagtGGAATTGAAAAGGCTCCCTTGGGAGTTCAACAAGAAGGTAATAATGAAAACCAACTTAATACTAACCAAACAAATTCACAAAAAATGAGCACAAGTACACACATTCTTGATGATAATGCAATGTTACTTGATCTTATGAATgacaaaaatgaatataatttagtaaatgaaaatacgtggaataataatatgggAATAGAACCAAATGATGCCAATGTCAAATGTTTTGATATTAATGAGTatgaatatgtatatgataCTAACAagaaaaatgatttaaattatgataatgaaataaaaaatgacaaaaaaaaaaatggtgaTTCGAACATATTGATCGATCTAGATGATGATAAGACTCATGAAACTTGTTTTAACGAAAATAAGGGTGATGAAAAAGAGCATAAAAATCTTATACCCTCATTTAATGATGagggaaaaaatgaaaatataatcgACAAGCCATACGATACTAATAGTGTTGAGGACACCCAAAAAAGTAgtgaaaaacaaaacaaatgCAAAGGTGGTGAAAGTGTTAAAACTGTTAATGGGGATATTAAAGATTTGATAAACAcctattattttaatgcTAGTAATTATGATGATATTGACAAAAGAGATCCATATTTTATGGATATTAAAAGTGAAAATACAGAAcatatgaaaaatgaagaagataaattaattttaaaaatggatatcccaaagatattaaaaatgattcaaaaaatattatgtacaCATATGTATTATTCATACGATTTTGATCTAACTCAGtgtattcaaaaaaaaagaagaaaaaatattgaagaGAAAGAGAGGGCTCCTTTATTACATCATTATTCTTCCttaaatataagaaaaagttttttaaaaatatgtgaaaaaaagtttatatGGAACTATCAaatgattaaaaaaataaaaagcaGATGTAAAATTGATGATAATTGGTTTTGCCCAGTTATTCAAGGTTATATATCTTATACATCTATcgaaatgaataaaaaacgTGTAgaactatttttaataagtcGAAGATCTTCGATGTTAGGAGGTACAAGATTTAATAAAAGAGGTATAAATGATGATGGACATGTAGCTAATTTTGTTGAATCAGAACAAATTATTAGAATTGATAATAGAGATAATATGACATACAGAAGCCGATTCGATAAGGTCGATGTGGATAgttatgttaaaaaaaatgacggGCCTAAAGATAATCAAAATGATGaagtaaaaatgaataagaTATCCAGCCCAAAAGGAATAgatgcaaaaaaatatgaaggAAAAGAAATTGAAATGAAGTGTTTTAATAATTCCCTAATTGATAATAGTAACAATCAGGAAATTATCAGCAAAAGCGATATAAGCGAAAGGGAAATGAAACCTGCAAGAATGAGCATATGcagaaatattataaataagcatatatataaaaaacctATCGAAATAGatagaaataaatgtataaacaATCTTTTGAATTTTGAAAATCGGATTATTTCGTTAGTTCAAATAAGAGGTTCAATACCATTATTTTGGAAACAACATTCTATGTCATCCCATGTGAATATTGAAAGATCATCGTTACTAAGTATTAAAGCATTTAAAGAgcataacaaaaaattaatacataattatggtaataatatatattatataaatttattaagtcaaaataaaaataatgaaaaaaaattaacaaaaaaattaattgaaTTAATGAATTGTGTTAAAAAAGATGATActtataaagaaaaagattttctaaattatatagaatatgattttcatatttcagttaaaaataaaagttttGATGATGCAATGGAtagttttataaataatgttttattaaaacaaataaaaaatgtttcattttttgttgaaccagtaaataatgaaaatagtaGGAATCAAAAAAGTACAGATACTTGTAGTAAACCTAAtgaatcatatatttttcaagaTGGCGTTTTTCGAACGAATTGTTTGGATTGTTTAGATAGAACAAATGTTTTTCAATACTACTattctttgttttttattttatatattttaaatgtttcgaaaaatgataaattcTTAAAGCCTGTTAAAAAATCAAGTATTAATTTTCCAAAAAATGCAAGTAGTATATTTAGTAACAATGAATTGGTAACTATATTAAGTTCAATGGAGATGGATAATTACTTGATTGAACCAACAGACAGAATTCCATCAGATAAATTGTATGAATATAACAGCAATGCATATTCTTCGGGTCATGGCTCAAGCCAATTGAATAGTACCAATAATTCTAATTTAAGTAATAGTGGTGtagctaaaaaaaaaaacaataacgAAAGTAGTGGCCATAGTGCTGTTAGCTTTTTATTAGAAagatttaattatattagcACAGGAGGatcaaataatgaaaattccAATAAAggaaatgaagaaaataaaaatcaaaacaATACAAATTTAAGTCCTGCAAATATGAATGATACATATAATGTAGCAAACCGAATTGATAAAGGATATAGAGCAGAAcaaaatgatgaatatgtatatgtattaaaacatttatttaaaaagatGTGGGTGGAAAATGGTGATATTATAAGTACACATTATACGGGTACAGGTAGCGTTTTTTCGTCTCAAATAAATGTTGGTCGATCATCAATTACTACTAATATTGATCATGCTATTAAATCAATTGAAAgattttatcaaaataattttgaagaTAATTTTAGGCAAGAATGTATAGACATAATTTTATGTGTAGGTaaatatagtaataaaaataaaagaagaaattatttaattggaggagattataattatttattaaattataataattttataaatatggataattttatcaagttatgtaataaaaatccatatttttctattcCTCATTTGTATCAAAGcatgaataataataaagataaaagTCAAATTAATGGCATAACTGAAAATTCGAATAAATCCATTAATAGCGATGGTTATATATCTCTAAAGGCAAAAATAGGAGGCCTTTTAAAAAGCAAATTTGATAAAACTAAGAAAAAACGAAGATTTAGAATTCGATTATCTGAACGATTAAGAAGAAAGTATTATTCAAAATCGATTAAATCGATTCAGAATAGGAATAAAGACAAAAGTGATAGCAATTCTAAAAGTGATGAAAAATggttattaaaaaataatactcCTAAAGACACTGAATTgggaaaaagaaataagcTTAATGAAAAAACCAATGGTGCaaataatgttttaataAGAGAAGGAAAGAAAAAGacacataaaaaaagtgcATTAAGTAGTGGAACtagtattattaaaaaagaaaatgagcAACATGATGATGAAAAGCTAAACCACACaattgtgaaaaaaaatgaaaaacgtaagaaaaatgtaaatcatagtaataacaatataggtggtaataataataaaacaggaaaggaaagaaaaaaacacaaaagcaatttaatatatgtaaaaaatttatataaaaaaaggaattttatatatagtttgaagaataaaaataaatttggaGATTTACTAAGTCATGATTTGATAAatcaatattatatgaataatgaAGATTCAAAATTTACGcaaaatcatataaaaagtaaaaataaaaattacaactatgaagaaaaaataatcaaattaTGGACAGGAACATGGAATTTATGTGGAAgtgatatatatgaattaaatgatatatcTTCATGGTTacatgaaaataatgaatatgttgatatgtatgtattttGCTTTCAAGAGGTTGTTGAATTAACTGGATTTAGAATTTTAATGAACATGAAAGATACATTtagggaaaaaaaaatagaacaaaaaattacacAAACTTTAGCAGAAATTTCACAAAGACAAAAAGaaatgtatttaaaaagtcAAGGCCATCATAATGAAAGTTATTTTATAGATGAAAATActtcaaaaaatgaaaacaataCAGAATCAAACAAGGATTATTTTTACGATAGCTATATAAAAGAGGATAGAAAACTTAAACATAACGAAACAAATGAAAacgataaaaatgatgacaATTTAGATATTCTTGATATATCTAAAAGtgcatttttaaatagttgttttaataatttaaataaggAAAATAACGAAggcaataataatgataataattcatataatatgaacaataataaaaattatgaatttccaaatgattataattttgtcgATAGTGATTTGATTTCTAAAGAGAATAAAAGTGATCATGTTGGTAGCGGTAATTTGAAAGgagataataattttcttaagcatgatgaaaataatacatttttaacacAAAGCTTAAAAGGAAGTGGCACAAGATTTAGTCGTAGtgtaaatgaaatatttgaGGATAATTCCTCATTAGGTTTAACCAAAGATATAGATATTTTAAACtctgataaaaatgatagcaatttttttagtaataatgaaaatttaacTAATTATAAGGGCTCACAAAGTAgtagtatatatactaatGCCCAAGGAGAATTTggaacaaataataataagctCGATAAGGAAATGAATGTATTTAAAAGctataaacaaaatgatgaGGATATAACAAAATCAAGTGCTAATAGTAGGTTTGTAAATGTCAATCACAATtttgatgataataaaaaaatgtgtataaaCAGAAATATGAATACCAATGATAGTTGCagcaatataaaaaatacatgtaGTGGCAAAGATTCTAGCCAAATGGGAAAACAACATGATATGAAAAAAGGTAGTAACACAAGTAGTAATatcagaaaaaataatgatatgaAACATGAGAAGTTTGCAAAAAATAGCcaaaattgtaataataacaataataataaatacttttttaatctaaaaaaatttaaatatgtaaaattaaaatcaGTATCCATGATAGGattatttatcataatttttattgatGAAGGTTTAGTTGATCATATAAGAGAACTTGATGTTTGCAAAGTAAAAGTTGGGTTAAAGGGGAATACAGGTAATAAAGGAAGTGTATCTGTTAAATTTAGATTGGgctttaattcattttgcTTTAACAACGTTCATTTGGCACCAGGACAAACTAACATTTTTGAAAGGAATAGTCAAATGCAAAGTATATTAAGTAATAGTTTTCAAAGCAATAGTTTTCAAACCcaagaattaaataatatatttaattttgattatttttttgcttgTGGGGACTTTAACTTtagaattaataaaaatcagGAAGAAGTTTTTAAACTcatttcaaataaaaatattacccAATTGTTGAATTATGAccaatttatatataataagatttataatattttacccttttgtttattttatgaaagCCAAATTACATTTAACCCAacttacaaatataaaaaaaattcaaacaTATATGATGTTAGAAGAATCCCAGCATG GTGCGACCGAGTATTGCTTAGTGGAAAATTAATACAGTTGTCTGAATtggagaaaaaaagaaaggaATTTATAGATACTAAAATGAAATGCGAGCAGGATAGCccagataataatatagagaATAGTATTAGCAAAATTTTGACTAACAAAGAGGTGAATAATGATAACGAAATTaatgatttttattataatgatagaatatatttcaaacatatgaattataagacccataataatttcttttCAAGTGACCATAAGCCTGTTAGTGCAATTATAGAAttaaaagttttttttgataaaaaagatattgAATATAAATCGAATAGTTCATATAGTATTACAGGAAATAGCGAGTTCAATCGTTTCACCAAAAATTCTAGCAACACAAGTAATAgcagtaataataaaaataataatttgctagattattttttcccaaACAATTATGGTATAAGCAAATATACTAGCTATCCAATAtcacaaattttaaattactctaataataataataataacagtaataataatagtaataatgataGCAAATCAAAAAGTGAGGTGAATGAAAATAGTTTTCAACAAACTCCTATTTCCAAAACCGATCCAATTGACGAATATACCATTTTCAAATAA
- a CDS encoding RNA helicase, putative — MMKNWYFRQIINQQNVTLCKNLKSSLFKTKILRNISIVRRVRKRNIQANINGDGNFEINNGRKGQDPIKGGIKNTNKSILREKREKIKDDLYKNSFLDYNFKINIYLKLNELKIYNPTEIQKNVIPLLLQGKEEKELTKNQNEMDVMPSQSLYKTILKNRAYVNNYLKSNSYISTDFYDLEKYKCVNIYEDDRHANSKYDKFENNKINTTKDNKNASKCFNDIYVIVSPDNSGKTLSYFLPIIDNFYKNNENIMTNLSNFYNFLNKYNYKKYRNKLFRKKEKLRYLKNKENLFFNISYEKFKIKNRYIYMRRYNNFNVSNSYINNKKNNKLNSLKHKKNISFPYAIILTNTREAACELFSFLKSFDINIELLAGGYGNKKKSIKKFHVQSFHSNKKETTHFCDNDDMSNKNLDSCFNTESQFISSNNFLKNIKSNSQKKKNVVNYNIDILIGTPDKIFEKLDNAKNKHLYNLKFLKYLVVEESETLCNPFNEKKLQLIFNHVKNYTNMYYFKRPALLNQGGTHNDTEHEEKKETQKLEDEEKTDKINTRKRSNNTIKELNKKYASITEEANENDQDDESEIEDEKNNSSSISNEEIDNSRDETKSVKTINKNENIIKKIESIENTKNTISSNIPITIFVSATKTFCISEFLSNNIRSKYVQQIINLNSHDIRSEIKHVFINSKSKEKVSLLLEMLSNKELKRKEGNNNSQRSENRGVKGNSHIFLNKYVIFCNTRKSVMNLKDILSELKYKVSCIHNEMNYKDRSQNYRDFKKSKTNILICTNILSRGVQFENCEIINYDIGNNINDYIYKSSKVNLNKFNNTSNSLTSFFNKKNTSLVNDIIEKTVDKKQIVFQNLNKKVSKMLNIHNKYYDIIKKKKKYQKRGGRKALNMAPRRNCLSKKNKILSKKLYFYHKMGIERKRLIKKGILKSHEKIPRYPNRKADIYDSNEYNTVTKLEDGSLQILRKKRKSKKPTNDEQGSYDQETIVLDNMPTYEDEGKIKEKKHQKKTYF, encoded by the coding sequence atgatgaaaaattgGTACTTTAGGCAGATAATAAATCAGCAAAATGTAACACtttgtaaaaatttgaaatcAAGTCTTTTCAAAACAAAGAtattaagaaatatatcaatTGTACGACGAGTacgaaaaagaaatatccAAGCAAATATAAACGGTGATGGAAATTTCGAAATAAATAACGGAAGGAAAGGACAAGACCCAATCAAAGGGggtattaaaaatacaaacaaATCAATACTTAGGGAAAAGcgtgaaaaaataaaagatgatttatataaaaatagttttttagattataattttaaaataaatatatatttaaagcTTAATgagttaaaaatatataacccAACagaaattcaaaaaaatgtaattcCGTTGTTGCTACAAGGAAAGGAAGAAAAAGAACTTacaaaaaatcaaaatgaaaTGGATGTAATGCCTTCACAAAGCTTATATAaaactattttaaaaaatagagCATATGTTAATAACTATTTAAAATCGAATTCATATATTAGTACTgatttttatgatttagAAAAGTACAAAtgtgttaatatatatgaagatGATAGACATGCAAATAgcaaatatgataaatttgaaaataacaaaataaatacaacaaaggataataaaaatgcatcaaaatgttttaatgatatatatgttattgTTAGTCCAGATAATAGCGGTAAAACACTGAGTTATTTTCTTCCTATTattgataatttttataagaataatgaaaatattatgacaAATTTGtctaatttttataactttttaaataaatataattacaaaaaataccGAAATAAACTATTCcgtaaaaaagaaaaattaagataccttaaaaataaagaaaatttattttttaatatatcttatgaaaaatttaaaataaaaaatagatatatatatatgagaAGATATAACAATTTCAATGTCAGTAAtagttatattaataataaaaaaaataataagctTAATAgtttaaaacataaaaaaaacatttctTTTCCATATGCCATTATATTGACAAATACTAGAGAAGCAGCTTGTGaacttttttcatttttaaaatcctttgatataaatatcgAGCTTTTAGCTGGTGGttatggaaataaaaaaaagtctatcaaaaaatttcaTGTCCAATCCTTTCATTCTAACAAGAAAGAGACAACACATTTTTGTGATAACGACGATATGTCTAATAAAAACTTAGACAGCTGTTTCAACACAGAATCTCAATTTATTAGTtccaataattttttgaaaaatataaaaagtaattctcaaaaaaaaaagaatgttGTAAATTACAACATCGATATTTTAATAGGAACACCtgataaaatttttgaaaaattagataatgctaaaaataaacatttgtataatttaaaatttttaaaatatttagtaGTAGAAGAATCTGAAACATTGTGTAATccttttaatgaaaaaaaacttcAACTTATATTTAACCATGTTAAAAATTACacaaatatgtattattttaagaGACCTGCATTATTAAATCAGGGTGGGACTCATAATGATACTGAacatgaagaaaaaaaagaaacacAAAAGTTAGAAGATGAAGAAAAGAcggataaaataaatactagAAAGAGGAGTAATAATACTATTAAAGaattgaataaaaaatatgctagTATTACTGAAGAAgctaatgaaaatgatcaAGATGATGAATCCGAAATTGaggatgaaaaaaataatagttcCAGTATTAGCAATGAAGAGATAGACAATTCTCGTGATGAAACTAAATCCGTAAAgacaataaataaaaatgaaaatataataaaaaaaattgaaagtattgaaaatacaaaaaatacaataagTTCAAATATTCCTATTACAATATTTGTATCAGCAACAAAAACATTTTGTATAAGTGAATTTTTGAGCAACAATATTAGAAGTAAATATGTGcaacaaataattaatttgaaTAGCCATGATATTCGTAGTGAAATAAAGcatgtttttattaatagcAAAAGTAAGGAGAAAGTTTCTTTACTTCTCGAAATGCTTAGCAATAAAGAGttgaaaagaaaagaaggaaataataatagtcaAAGATCGGAAAATAGAGGTGTAAAGGGTAattcacatatttttttgaacaaATATGTGATATTTTGTAATACTCGAAAAAGTGTAATGaatttaaaagatatattatccgaattaaaatataaagtcAGTTGTATTCATAATGAAATGAATTATAAAGACAGGAGTCAAAATTATAgagattttaaaaaaagcaaaacaaatatattaatatgtacAAACATACTAAGTAGAGGTGTACAATTTGAAAATTgtgaaattataaattatgatattggtaataatataaatgattatatttataaatcgAGCAAAGTCAActtaaacaaatttaataacACAAGTAATTCATTAacatctttttttaataaaaaaaatacaagtCTAGTAAATGatattatagaaaaaactgttgataaaaaacaaatcgtttttcaaaatttaaataaaaaggttAGTAAAATGcttaatatacataataaatattatgatattataaagaaaaagaaaaaatatcaaaagaGAGGTGGAAGAAAAGCATTAAATATGGCACCTAGAAGAAATTGTCtcagtaaaaaaaataaaattttgtcaaaaaaattatatttttatcataaaatGGGTATTGAGCGAAAGAGACtcataaaaaaagggaTACTTAAGTCTCACGAAAAAATACCGCGGTATCCAAATAGAAAAGCAGATATATACGATAgcaatgaatataatactGTAACCAAATTAGAAGATGGATCATTACAAATATTAAggaaaaagagaaaatcGAAAAAACCTACAAATGATGAACAAGGAAGTTATGACCAAGAAACTATCGTTTTGGACAATATGCCAACTTATGAGGATGAGggaaaaataaaggaaaaaaaacatcaaaaaaaaacatatttctAG
- a CDS encoding 40S ribosomal protein S29, putative, with amino-acid sequence MGCIQNVHPKKYGQGSRQCRVCSNRHAIIRKYNINICRQCFRERADIIGFKKYR; translated from the exons atggGCTGTATACAAAACGTTCACCCCAAAAAATACGGTCAAGGATCAAGGCAATG cCGAGTATGCTCCAACAGGCACGCCATcataagaaaatataacatcAACATATGTAGACAATGCTTTAGAGAAAGAGCTGATATAATTGGATTTAAAAAG TATAGATAA
- a CDS encoding ATP synthase subunit C, putative — MSRFFFNTLNSSGLFQNFKFKSSFLNNGYSIASRNVTINAGNTISNNGLYKNYNFHRFYHTSPFMCKTINTQNVNAILKDEKSCINSKLGVRHDSGIASLSAAIALMSVGGVAQGIGSLFSALVLGTSRNPSIKDELFTYTLIGMGFLEFLGIICVLMSAVLLYS, encoded by the exons ATGAGtaggtttttttttaatacgtTAAACTCTTCGGGcctttttcaaaattttaaatttaagagttcatttttaaataatggaTATTCAATAGCAAGCAGAAATGTAACAATCAACGCTGGAAATACTATTTCAAATAATGGcttatacaaaaattataattttcacaGATTTTATCACACCTCACCATTTATGTGTAAAACAATTAATACCCAAAACGTCAATGCTATTCTCAag gaCGAAAAAAGTTGCATTAACAGTAAATTAGGTGTTAGACATGATAGTGGTATAGCAAGTTTATCAGCAGCCATTGCATTGATGTCAGTTGGAGGG GTTGCTCAAGGTATTGGAAGTTTATTTTCAGCTTTAGTTTTGGGTACTAGCAGAAATCCATCTATAAAGGATGAATTATTTACTTACACTTTAATTGGGATGGGTTTTTTGGAATTTTTAg gTATTATTTGTGTTTTAATGAGCGCAGTTTTGctatattcataa